In a single window of the Zea mays cultivar B73 chromosome 5, Zm-B73-REFERENCE-NAM-5.0, whole genome shotgun sequence genome:
- the LOC103626560 gene encoding uncharacterized protein, which yields MPQRTKYNNMEPDVVDFFGECMNSPRNGRTPLANEIYEQMVAEKERELEEGEAQKSPSKIVADSLSQISRSSTFLPNIGVPTTSKTGRSTSLAAQARMQAQFEEKLQAEREEAARKQEELQAQLQAQQAALEENQSLLRQTQEEVKGMHTKFEETNALLRAVLKLQKDRGRDAYQV from the exons ATGCCGCAGAGGACTAAGTACAACAACATGGAGCCGGATGTTGTTGATTTCTTTGGGGAATGTATGAATAGTCCCCGAAATGGTCGTACTCCGCTTGCAAATGAGATATAT GAGCAAATGGTTGCAGAGAAGGAAAGAGAGCTAGAAGAAGGAGAAGCACAAAAGTCACCCTCCAAGATTGTTGCTGATAGTCTCAGCCAGATCAGCCGCTCATCCACCTTCCTTCCAAACATTGGTGTCCCTACAACGTCCAAGACTGGTCGGTCCACATCGCTAGCTGCACAAGCACGCATGCAAGCTCAGTTTGAGGAAAAACTCCAAGCTGAAAGAGAGGAAGCTGCTAGGAAGCAGGAAGAGTtgcaagcacaactacaagctcaaCAAGCCGCACTTGAAGAAAACCAAAGTTTGCTGCGCCAGACCCAAGAGGAAGTGAAGGGGATGCATACCAAGTTTGAAGAGACCAATGCACTGCTACGAGCTGTCCTGAAACTTCAGAAAGATAGAGGTAGGGATGCATACCAAGTCTGA